A stretch of the Solea solea chromosome 4 unlocalized genomic scaffold, fSolSol10.1 SUPER_4_unloc_14, whole genome shotgun sequence genome encodes the following:
- the ncf1 gene encoding neutrophil cytosol factor 1, translated as MEEIYVRHVELLGFEKRDFPTKHYVYMMMVKWSDLSEKLIYRTYPEIHTLHKSVKEMFPIESGRIEKRDRIVPSLPAPRWLDSQKSTETRQSTLVDYFHSVIHLPPHISRCTQLSDFFRVQPEDEKPPAANTLKSSEIFVVSTESASDVLSLSEISGPIILDTYRVIADFAKTSKHEIELRVGDLVEIVEKNQNGWWFCQCDAKRGWVPASYLEPLDQPEETEDAEPNYEGELFITVDGYRAEQDDEISLDAGQRVQVIHKLLDGWWVVRKGDETGYFPSMFLQKDGHRDKLRTGRTNPHGQKLPPRRSTIRNVKSVHSRTRRRLSQDSYRRNSRRFLQLKNSEKKKNEDNIPETFPVIPPRPSPQLILERCTDDTRRRLSVHRSESSS; from the exons ATGGAAGAGATCTACGTCAGACATGTGGAACTTCTTGGCTTCGAGAAACGCGACTTCCCGACGAAGCATTAT gttTACATGATGATGGTGAAATGGAGCGACCTCTCAGAGAAACTCATCTACAGGACGTATCCTGAGATCCACACGCTACAT AAATCAGTGAAGGAGATGTTTCCCATCGAGTCTGGACGCATCGAGAAGAGAGACAGAATCGTTCCTTCGTTACCAG CACCGCGGTGGCTCGACTCACAAAAGTCCACAGAAACTCGTCAGAGCACTTTGGTGGATTAttttcactcagtcattcatcTGCCACCGCACATTTCACGCTGCACACAACTGAGCGACTTCTTCAGAGTTCAACCAGAGGATGAGAAACCACCTGCTGCCAAcac ACTGAAAAGCAGTGAAATCTTCGTTGTTTCCACAGAATCAGCGTCTG atgTTTTGAGTCTCTCAGAGATTTCTGGCCCAATCATCCTTGACACATATCGAGTCATCGCAGACTTTGCAAAGACGTCCAAACATGAGATTGAACTCAGAGTCGGAGACCTGGTGGAAATCGTGGAGAAAAATCAGAACG GGTGGTGGTTCTGTCAGTGCGACGCTAAACGAGGTTGGGTTCCTGCTTCGTACCTGGAGCCTCTGGATCAACCGGAGGAGACGGAGGATGCAGAACCAAACTATGAAG gagaACTCTTCATCACGGTGGACGGTTACAGAGCCGAGCAGGACGATGAGATTTCTCTGGACGCCGGTCAAAGAGTCCAGGTCATTCATAAACTGCTGGACGGCTGGTGGGTCGTCAG aAAAGGAGACGAGACAGGATATTTTCcctccatgtttctacagaaggacggacacagagacaaactcaGGACAGGACGGACAAACCCACACGGACAGAAGCTGCCACCTCGaag ATCCACCATCAGAAACGTGAAAAGCGTCCACAGCAGGACTCGCCGGCGCCTCAGTCAGGATTCTTACCGCAGGAACAGTCGTCGTTTCCTGCAGCTGAAGAAttctgagaagaagaagaacgagg ACAACATTCCTGAGACGTTTCCGGTCATTCCTCCTCGGCCCAGTCCACAGCTGATCCTGGAGCGCTGCACCGATGACACGCGCCGGAGGCTCAGTGTCCACAGGTCAGAGTCCAGCAGCTAA
- the dbn1 gene encoding drebrin isoform X6 → MAVNLGKNRLTLLTAYQDVIDETTDSDWALFTYEDDSDDLTLAASGGGGLAQITLTFDISRVMYGFCSLKEATAALPRYILINWVGDDVPDARKCACASHVATIADFFQGVEVIVNASSLEDIEPSAVGQRLTNGTAVVASPVLSRLRTKEEELRDVGTVYEKTNAEVEMKKINREEFWEQAKREEELRKEEERRKMAEERQRYEEERMELERKEQENREKMYKEKELQIQEHRKKMQEEEESRERLRNQTTLAAEPSVEDLNLDKKESEEAKAIIAQRQANPREFFKQKERAMTFSVDTSPVSVHRTGDDDDGDNEASTEHNMSAVSPIPKIVTTAIKEDVGGEEDATDVGDLEHQPPVQETAASKPVQSVAPQARDSSDFSVWESGTDSLVNLWDSSAAPPTPPRNSSHSTNLVDLMGDDVLTSAASSRPQPLLSFDEMMIAAEDEPSSLVDVTGSDQMTLSYQHALQHASGAEPEQDDGQLLMTNGETLLKEGTQVSEGYFSQSQEEEFGQSEDSSAKPVPVFYNKPPEIDITCWDADPVADDDDE, encoded by the exons ggcCTTGTTCACGTACGAGGACGACAGTGATGATTTGACTCTGGCAGCATCAGGAG GCGGTGGACTGGCACAGATCACGTTGACCTTTGACATCAGCAGAGTGATGTACGGCTTCTGCAGCCTGAAGGAAGCGACTGCTGCTCTGCCACGATACATCCTCATCAActgg gtggGGGATGATGTACCAGATGCCAGGAAGTGCGCCTGTGCCAGTCACGTCGCCACCATCGCAGACTTCTTccag GGCGTCGAGGTCATCGTCAACGCCAGCAGTCTGGAGGACATCGAACCCTCGGCCGTCGGTCAGCGACTGACCAACGGGACGGCAGTGGTGGCCAGTCCTGTTCTGAGCCGCCTGAGAACCAAAGAGGAGGAGCTTAGAGAcgtg GGAACAGTTTATGAGAAGACGAACGCTGAGGTGGAGATGAAGAAGATCAACAGAGAAGAATTCTGGGAGCAGGCTAAG CgtgaggaggagctgaggaaggaggaggagcgaaGGAAAATGGCAGAGGAGCGACAGCGTTACGAGGAGGAACGAATGGAGCTGGAGAGGAAGGAGCAGGAGAACAGAGAGAAGATGTACAAGGAGAAGGAGCTTCAGATCCAGGAGCACAG gaagaagatgcaggaagaggaggagtccaGAGAGAGGTTGAGGAACCAGACGACTTTA GCTGCAGAGCCGAGCGTTGAAGACCTGAACCTGGACAAGAAGGAGTCAGAG gAGGCGAAGGCTATCATCGCTCAGCGTCAGGCTAATCCTCGAGAGTTCTTCAAACAGAAGGAGCGAGCGATGACCTTCAGTGTGGACACGTCCCCTGTCTCTGTCCACAGGAccggt gatgatgatgatggtgataatgaAGCAAGCACAGAGCACAACATGTCTGCCGTGTCGCCCATTCCCAAAATCGTCACCACAGCCATTAAAGAGGACGTGGGCGGGGAAGAGGACGCCACAGACGTGGGCG ATCTGGAGCACCAACCTCCGGTTCAGGAGACCGCAGCCTCTAAACCCGTGCAGAGTGTCGCTCCTCAGGCCCGAGACTCCTCCGACTTCTCTGTGTGGGAGTCTGGGACAGACAGTCTTGTCAACCTGTGGGACAGCAGCGCGGCTCCGCCCACACCCCCCCGAAACTCCTCCCACTCCACCAATCTGGTGGACCTGATGGGCGACGATGTCCTGACCAGCGCAGCCAGCAGTCGACCTCAGCCTCTCCTCAGTTTCGACGAGATGATGATCGCCGCTGAGGACGAACCGTCCAGTCTGGTGGACGTGACTGGTTCTGACCAGATGACTCTCAGCTACCAGCATGCTTTGCAGCACGCATCAGGGGCAGAGCCAGAGCAAGATGATGGACAGCTTCTGATGACCAATGGAGAGACACTGCTGAAAGAAGGAACACAG GTGAGTGAAGGATacttcagccaatcacaggaggAAGAATTCGGCCAATCAGAGGATTCTTCAGCCAAACCAGTGCCAGTCTTTTATAACAAGCCTCCAG AGATCGACATCACGTGCTGGGACGCGGATCCTGTGGCTGACGATGATGACGAGTAA
- the dbn1 gene encoding drebrin isoform X1, protein MAVNLGKNRLTLLTAYQDVIDETTDSDWALFTYEDDSDDLTLAASGGGGLAQITLTFDISRVMYGFCSLKEATAALPRYILINWVGDDVPDARKCACASHVATIADFFQGVEVIVNASSLEDIEPSAVGQRLTNGTAVVASPVLSRLRTKEEELRDVGTVYEKTNAEVEMKKINREEFWEQAKREEELRKEEERRKMAEERQRYEEERMELERKEQENREKMYKEKELQIQEHRKKMQEEEESRERLRNQTTLAAEPSVEDLNLDKKESEVEEAKAIIAQRQANPREFFKQKERAMTFSVDTSPVSVHRTGRLDSPFLKQQQHSPSSSKAPPLAAAGDDDDDGDNEASTEHNMSAVSPIPKIVTTAIKEDVGGEEDATDVGDLEHQPPVQETAASKPVQSVAPQARDSSDFSVWESGTDSLVNLWDSSAAPPTPPRNSSHSTNLVDLMGDDVLTSAASSRPQPLLSFDEMMIAAEDEPSSLVDVTGSDQMTLSYQHALQHASGAEPEQDDGQLLMTNGETLLKEGTQVSEGYFSQSQEEEFGQSEDSSAKPVPVFYNKPPEIDITCWDADPVADDDDE, encoded by the exons ggcCTTGTTCACGTACGAGGACGACAGTGATGATTTGACTCTGGCAGCATCAGGAG GCGGTGGACTGGCACAGATCACGTTGACCTTTGACATCAGCAGAGTGATGTACGGCTTCTGCAGCCTGAAGGAAGCGACTGCTGCTCTGCCACGATACATCCTCATCAActgg gtggGGGATGATGTACCAGATGCCAGGAAGTGCGCCTGTGCCAGTCACGTCGCCACCATCGCAGACTTCTTccag GGCGTCGAGGTCATCGTCAACGCCAGCAGTCTGGAGGACATCGAACCCTCGGCCGTCGGTCAGCGACTGACCAACGGGACGGCAGTGGTGGCCAGTCCTGTTCTGAGCCGCCTGAGAACCAAAGAGGAGGAGCTTAGAGAcgtg GGAACAGTTTATGAGAAGACGAACGCTGAGGTGGAGATGAAGAAGATCAACAGAGAAGAATTCTGGGAGCAGGCTAAG CgtgaggaggagctgaggaaggaggaggagcgaaGGAAAATGGCAGAGGAGCGACAGCGTTACGAGGAGGAACGAATGGAGCTGGAGAGGAAGGAGCAGGAGAACAGAGAGAAGATGTACAAGGAGAAGGAGCTTCAGATCCAGGAGCACAG gaagaagatgcaggaagaggaggagtccaGAGAGAGGTTGAGGAACCAGACGACTTTA GCTGCAGAGCCGAGCGTTGAAGACCTGAACCTGGACAAGAAGGAGTCAGAGGTGGAG gAGGCGAAGGCTATCATCGCTCAGCGTCAGGCTAATCCTCGAGAGTTCTTCAAACAGAAGGAGCGAGCGATGACCTTCAGTGTGGACACGTCCCCTGTCTCTGTCCACAGGAccg GTCGCCTGGACAGCCCATtcttgaagcagcagcagcacagtcccAGCAGTTCAAAAGCCCCGCCCCTCGCTGCAGCCG gtgatgatgatgatgatggtgataatgaAGCAAGCACAGAGCACAACATGTCTGCCGTGTCGCCCATTCCCAAAATCGTCACCACAGCCATTAAAGAGGACGTGGGCGGGGAAGAGGACGCCACAGACGTGGGCG ATCTGGAGCACCAACCTCCGGTTCAGGAGACCGCAGCCTCTAAACCCGTGCAGAGTGTCGCTCCTCAGGCCCGAGACTCCTCCGACTTCTCTGTGTGGGAGTCTGGGACAGACAGTCTTGTCAACCTGTGGGACAGCAGCGCGGCTCCGCCCACACCCCCCCGAAACTCCTCCCACTCCACCAATCTGGTGGACCTGATGGGCGACGATGTCCTGACCAGCGCAGCCAGCAGTCGACCTCAGCCTCTCCTCAGTTTCGACGAGATGATGATCGCCGCTGAGGACGAACCGTCCAGTCTGGTGGACGTGACTGGTTCTGACCAGATGACTCTCAGCTACCAGCATGCTTTGCAGCACGCATCAGGGGCAGAGCCAGAGCAAGATGATGGACAGCTTCTGATGACCAATGGAGAGACACTGCTGAAAGAAGGAACACAG GTGAGTGAAGGATacttcagccaatcacaggaggAAGAATTCGGCCAATCAGAGGATTCTTCAGCCAAACCAGTGCCAGTCTTTTATAACAAGCCTCCAG AGATCGACATCACGTGCTGGGACGCGGATCCTGTGGCTGACGATGATGACGAGTAA
- the dbn1 gene encoding drebrin isoform X3 codes for MAVNLGKNRLTLLTAYQDVIDETTDSDWALFTYEDDSDDLTLAASGGGGLAQITLTFDISRVMYGFCSLKEATAALPRYILINWVGDDVPDARKCACASHVATIADFFQGVEVIVNASSLEDIEPSAVGQRLTNGTAVVASPVLSRLRTKEEELRDVGTVYEKTNAEVEMKKINREEFWEQAKREEELRKEEERRKMAEERQRYEEERMELERKEQENREKMYKEKELQIQEHRKKMQEEEESRERLRNQTTLAAEPSVEDLNLDKKESEVEEAKAIIAQRQANPREFFKQKERAMTFSVDTSPVSVHRTGDDDDDGDNEASTEHNMSAVSPIPKIVTTAIKEDVGGEEDATDVGDLEHQPPVQETAASKPVQSVAPQARDSSDFSVWESGTDSLVNLWDSSAAPPTPPRNSSHSTNLVDLMGDDVLTSAASSRPQPLLSFDEMMIAAEDEPSSLVDVTGSDQMTLSYQHALQHASGAEPEQDDGQLLMTNGETLLKEGTQVSEGYFSQSQEEEFGQSEDSSAKPVPVFYNKPPEIDITCWDADPVADDDDE; via the exons ggcCTTGTTCACGTACGAGGACGACAGTGATGATTTGACTCTGGCAGCATCAGGAG GCGGTGGACTGGCACAGATCACGTTGACCTTTGACATCAGCAGAGTGATGTACGGCTTCTGCAGCCTGAAGGAAGCGACTGCTGCTCTGCCACGATACATCCTCATCAActgg gtggGGGATGATGTACCAGATGCCAGGAAGTGCGCCTGTGCCAGTCACGTCGCCACCATCGCAGACTTCTTccag GGCGTCGAGGTCATCGTCAACGCCAGCAGTCTGGAGGACATCGAACCCTCGGCCGTCGGTCAGCGACTGACCAACGGGACGGCAGTGGTGGCCAGTCCTGTTCTGAGCCGCCTGAGAACCAAAGAGGAGGAGCTTAGAGAcgtg GGAACAGTTTATGAGAAGACGAACGCTGAGGTGGAGATGAAGAAGATCAACAGAGAAGAATTCTGGGAGCAGGCTAAG CgtgaggaggagctgaggaaggaggaggagcgaaGGAAAATGGCAGAGGAGCGACAGCGTTACGAGGAGGAACGAATGGAGCTGGAGAGGAAGGAGCAGGAGAACAGAGAGAAGATGTACAAGGAGAAGGAGCTTCAGATCCAGGAGCACAG gaagaagatgcaggaagaggaggagtccaGAGAGAGGTTGAGGAACCAGACGACTTTA GCTGCAGAGCCGAGCGTTGAAGACCTGAACCTGGACAAGAAGGAGTCAGAGGTGGAG gAGGCGAAGGCTATCATCGCTCAGCGTCAGGCTAATCCTCGAGAGTTCTTCAAACAGAAGGAGCGAGCGATGACCTTCAGTGTGGACACGTCCCCTGTCTCTGTCCACAGGAccg gtgatgatgatgatgatggtgataatgaAGCAAGCACAGAGCACAACATGTCTGCCGTGTCGCCCATTCCCAAAATCGTCACCACAGCCATTAAAGAGGACGTGGGCGGGGAAGAGGACGCCACAGACGTGGGCG ATCTGGAGCACCAACCTCCGGTTCAGGAGACCGCAGCCTCTAAACCCGTGCAGAGTGTCGCTCCTCAGGCCCGAGACTCCTCCGACTTCTCTGTGTGGGAGTCTGGGACAGACAGTCTTGTCAACCTGTGGGACAGCAGCGCGGCTCCGCCCACACCCCCCCGAAACTCCTCCCACTCCACCAATCTGGTGGACCTGATGGGCGACGATGTCCTGACCAGCGCAGCCAGCAGTCGACCTCAGCCTCTCCTCAGTTTCGACGAGATGATGATCGCCGCTGAGGACGAACCGTCCAGTCTGGTGGACGTGACTGGTTCTGACCAGATGACTCTCAGCTACCAGCATGCTTTGCAGCACGCATCAGGGGCAGAGCCAGAGCAAGATGATGGACAGCTTCTGATGACCAATGGAGAGACACTGCTGAAAGAAGGAACACAG GTGAGTGAAGGATacttcagccaatcacaggaggAAGAATTCGGCCAATCAGAGGATTCTTCAGCCAAACCAGTGCCAGTCTTTTATAACAAGCCTCCAG AGATCGACATCACGTGCTGGGACGCGGATCCTGTGGCTGACGATGATGACGAGTAA
- the dbn1 gene encoding drebrin isoform X4 codes for MAVNLGKNRLTLLTAYQDVIDETTDSDWALFTYEDDSDDLTLAASGGGGLAQITLTFDISRVMYGFCSLKEATAALPRYILINWVGDDVPDARKCACASHVATIADFFQGVEVIVNASSLEDIEPSAVGQRLTNGTAVVASPVLSRLRTKEEELRDVGTVYEKTNAEVEMKKINREEFWEQAKREEELRKEEERRKMAEERQRYEEERMELERKEQENREKMYKEKELQIQEHRKKMQEEEESRERLRNQTTLAAEPSVEDLNLDKKESEVEEAKAIIAQRQANPREFFKQKERAMTFSVDTSPVSVHRTGDDDDGDNEASTEHNMSAVSPIPKIVTTAIKEDVGGEEDATDVGDLEHQPPVQETAASKPVQSVAPQARDSSDFSVWESGTDSLVNLWDSSAAPPTPPRNSSHSTNLVDLMGDDVLTSAASSRPQPLLSFDEMMIAAEDEPSSLVDVTGSDQMTLSYQHALQHASGAEPEQDDGQLLMTNGETLLKEGTQVSEGYFSQSQEEEFGQSEDSSAKPVPVFYNKPPEIDITCWDADPVADDDDE; via the exons ggcCTTGTTCACGTACGAGGACGACAGTGATGATTTGACTCTGGCAGCATCAGGAG GCGGTGGACTGGCACAGATCACGTTGACCTTTGACATCAGCAGAGTGATGTACGGCTTCTGCAGCCTGAAGGAAGCGACTGCTGCTCTGCCACGATACATCCTCATCAActgg gtggGGGATGATGTACCAGATGCCAGGAAGTGCGCCTGTGCCAGTCACGTCGCCACCATCGCAGACTTCTTccag GGCGTCGAGGTCATCGTCAACGCCAGCAGTCTGGAGGACATCGAACCCTCGGCCGTCGGTCAGCGACTGACCAACGGGACGGCAGTGGTGGCCAGTCCTGTTCTGAGCCGCCTGAGAACCAAAGAGGAGGAGCTTAGAGAcgtg GGAACAGTTTATGAGAAGACGAACGCTGAGGTGGAGATGAAGAAGATCAACAGAGAAGAATTCTGGGAGCAGGCTAAG CgtgaggaggagctgaggaaggaggaggagcgaaGGAAAATGGCAGAGGAGCGACAGCGTTACGAGGAGGAACGAATGGAGCTGGAGAGGAAGGAGCAGGAGAACAGAGAGAAGATGTACAAGGAGAAGGAGCTTCAGATCCAGGAGCACAG gaagaagatgcaggaagaggaggagtccaGAGAGAGGTTGAGGAACCAGACGACTTTA GCTGCAGAGCCGAGCGTTGAAGACCTGAACCTGGACAAGAAGGAGTCAGAGGTGGAG gAGGCGAAGGCTATCATCGCTCAGCGTCAGGCTAATCCTCGAGAGTTCTTCAAACAGAAGGAGCGAGCGATGACCTTCAGTGTGGACACGTCCCCTGTCTCTGTCCACAGGAccggt gatgatgatgatggtgataatgaAGCAAGCACAGAGCACAACATGTCTGCCGTGTCGCCCATTCCCAAAATCGTCACCACAGCCATTAAAGAGGACGTGGGCGGGGAAGAGGACGCCACAGACGTGGGCG ATCTGGAGCACCAACCTCCGGTTCAGGAGACCGCAGCCTCTAAACCCGTGCAGAGTGTCGCTCCTCAGGCCCGAGACTCCTCCGACTTCTCTGTGTGGGAGTCTGGGACAGACAGTCTTGTCAACCTGTGGGACAGCAGCGCGGCTCCGCCCACACCCCCCCGAAACTCCTCCCACTCCACCAATCTGGTGGACCTGATGGGCGACGATGTCCTGACCAGCGCAGCCAGCAGTCGACCTCAGCCTCTCCTCAGTTTCGACGAGATGATGATCGCCGCTGAGGACGAACCGTCCAGTCTGGTGGACGTGACTGGTTCTGACCAGATGACTCTCAGCTACCAGCATGCTTTGCAGCACGCATCAGGGGCAGAGCCAGAGCAAGATGATGGACAGCTTCTGATGACCAATGGAGAGACACTGCTGAAAGAAGGAACACAG GTGAGTGAAGGATacttcagccaatcacaggaggAAGAATTCGGCCAATCAGAGGATTCTTCAGCCAAACCAGTGCCAGTCTTTTATAACAAGCCTCCAG AGATCGACATCACGTGCTGGGACGCGGATCCTGTGGCTGACGATGATGACGAGTAA
- the dbn1 gene encoding drebrin isoform X2, producing MAVNLGKNRLTLLTAYQDVIDETTDSDWALFTYEDDSDDLTLAASGGGGLAQITLTFDISRVMYGFCSLKEATAALPRYILINWVGDDVPDARKCACASHVATIADFFQGVEVIVNASSLEDIEPSAVGQRLTNGTAVVASPVLSRLRTKEEELRDVGTVYEKTNAEVEMKKINREEFWEQAKREEELRKEEERRKMAEERQRYEEERMELERKEQENREKMYKEKELQIQEHRKKMQEEEESRERLRNQTTLAAEPSVEDLNLDKKESEEAKAIIAQRQANPREFFKQKERAMTFSVDTSPVSVHRTGRLDSPFLKQQQHSPSSSKAPPLAAAGDDDDDGDNEASTEHNMSAVSPIPKIVTTAIKEDVGGEEDATDVGDLEHQPPVQETAASKPVQSVAPQARDSSDFSVWESGTDSLVNLWDSSAAPPTPPRNSSHSTNLVDLMGDDVLTSAASSRPQPLLSFDEMMIAAEDEPSSLVDVTGSDQMTLSYQHALQHASGAEPEQDDGQLLMTNGETLLKEGTQVSEGYFSQSQEEEFGQSEDSSAKPVPVFYNKPPEIDITCWDADPVADDDDE from the exons ggcCTTGTTCACGTACGAGGACGACAGTGATGATTTGACTCTGGCAGCATCAGGAG GCGGTGGACTGGCACAGATCACGTTGACCTTTGACATCAGCAGAGTGATGTACGGCTTCTGCAGCCTGAAGGAAGCGACTGCTGCTCTGCCACGATACATCCTCATCAActgg gtggGGGATGATGTACCAGATGCCAGGAAGTGCGCCTGTGCCAGTCACGTCGCCACCATCGCAGACTTCTTccag GGCGTCGAGGTCATCGTCAACGCCAGCAGTCTGGAGGACATCGAACCCTCGGCCGTCGGTCAGCGACTGACCAACGGGACGGCAGTGGTGGCCAGTCCTGTTCTGAGCCGCCTGAGAACCAAAGAGGAGGAGCTTAGAGAcgtg GGAACAGTTTATGAGAAGACGAACGCTGAGGTGGAGATGAAGAAGATCAACAGAGAAGAATTCTGGGAGCAGGCTAAG CgtgaggaggagctgaggaaggaggaggagcgaaGGAAAATGGCAGAGGAGCGACAGCGTTACGAGGAGGAACGAATGGAGCTGGAGAGGAAGGAGCAGGAGAACAGAGAGAAGATGTACAAGGAGAAGGAGCTTCAGATCCAGGAGCACAG gaagaagatgcaggaagaggaggagtccaGAGAGAGGTTGAGGAACCAGACGACTTTA GCTGCAGAGCCGAGCGTTGAAGACCTGAACCTGGACAAGAAGGAGTCAGAG gAGGCGAAGGCTATCATCGCTCAGCGTCAGGCTAATCCTCGAGAGTTCTTCAAACAGAAGGAGCGAGCGATGACCTTCAGTGTGGACACGTCCCCTGTCTCTGTCCACAGGAccg GTCGCCTGGACAGCCCATtcttgaagcagcagcagcacagtcccAGCAGTTCAAAAGCCCCGCCCCTCGCTGCAGCCG gtgatgatgatgatgatggtgataatgaAGCAAGCACAGAGCACAACATGTCTGCCGTGTCGCCCATTCCCAAAATCGTCACCACAGCCATTAAAGAGGACGTGGGCGGGGAAGAGGACGCCACAGACGTGGGCG ATCTGGAGCACCAACCTCCGGTTCAGGAGACCGCAGCCTCTAAACCCGTGCAGAGTGTCGCTCCTCAGGCCCGAGACTCCTCCGACTTCTCTGTGTGGGAGTCTGGGACAGACAGTCTTGTCAACCTGTGGGACAGCAGCGCGGCTCCGCCCACACCCCCCCGAAACTCCTCCCACTCCACCAATCTGGTGGACCTGATGGGCGACGATGTCCTGACCAGCGCAGCCAGCAGTCGACCTCAGCCTCTCCTCAGTTTCGACGAGATGATGATCGCCGCTGAGGACGAACCGTCCAGTCTGGTGGACGTGACTGGTTCTGACCAGATGACTCTCAGCTACCAGCATGCTTTGCAGCACGCATCAGGGGCAGAGCCAGAGCAAGATGATGGACAGCTTCTGATGACCAATGGAGAGACACTGCTGAAAGAAGGAACACAG GTGAGTGAAGGATacttcagccaatcacaggaggAAGAATTCGGCCAATCAGAGGATTCTTCAGCCAAACCAGTGCCAGTCTTTTATAACAAGCCTCCAG AGATCGACATCACGTGCTGGGACGCGGATCCTGTGGCTGACGATGATGACGAGTAA
- the dbn1 gene encoding drebrin isoform X5 yields MAVNLGKNRLTLLTAYQDVIDETTDSDWALFTYEDDSDDLTLAASGGGGLAQITLTFDISRVMYGFCSLKEATAALPRYILINWVGDDVPDARKCACASHVATIADFFQGVEVIVNASSLEDIEPSAVGQRLTNGTAVVASPVLSRLRTKEEELRDVGTVYEKTNAEVEMKKINREEFWEQAKREEELRKEEERRKMAEERQRYEEERMELERKEQENREKMYKEKELQIQEHRKKMQEEEESRERLRNQTTLAAEPSVEDLNLDKKESEEAKAIIAQRQANPREFFKQKERAMTFSVDTSPVSVHRTGDDDDDGDNEASTEHNMSAVSPIPKIVTTAIKEDVGGEEDATDVGDLEHQPPVQETAASKPVQSVAPQARDSSDFSVWESGTDSLVNLWDSSAAPPTPPRNSSHSTNLVDLMGDDVLTSAASSRPQPLLSFDEMMIAAEDEPSSLVDVTGSDQMTLSYQHALQHASGAEPEQDDGQLLMTNGETLLKEGTQVSEGYFSQSQEEEFGQSEDSSAKPVPVFYNKPPEIDITCWDADPVADDDDE; encoded by the exons ggcCTTGTTCACGTACGAGGACGACAGTGATGATTTGACTCTGGCAGCATCAGGAG GCGGTGGACTGGCACAGATCACGTTGACCTTTGACATCAGCAGAGTGATGTACGGCTTCTGCAGCCTGAAGGAAGCGACTGCTGCTCTGCCACGATACATCCTCATCAActgg gtggGGGATGATGTACCAGATGCCAGGAAGTGCGCCTGTGCCAGTCACGTCGCCACCATCGCAGACTTCTTccag GGCGTCGAGGTCATCGTCAACGCCAGCAGTCTGGAGGACATCGAACCCTCGGCCGTCGGTCAGCGACTGACCAACGGGACGGCAGTGGTGGCCAGTCCTGTTCTGAGCCGCCTGAGAACCAAAGAGGAGGAGCTTAGAGAcgtg GGAACAGTTTATGAGAAGACGAACGCTGAGGTGGAGATGAAGAAGATCAACAGAGAAGAATTCTGGGAGCAGGCTAAG CgtgaggaggagctgaggaaggaggaggagcgaaGGAAAATGGCAGAGGAGCGACAGCGTTACGAGGAGGAACGAATGGAGCTGGAGAGGAAGGAGCAGGAGAACAGAGAGAAGATGTACAAGGAGAAGGAGCTTCAGATCCAGGAGCACAG gaagaagatgcaggaagaggaggagtccaGAGAGAGGTTGAGGAACCAGACGACTTTA GCTGCAGAGCCGAGCGTTGAAGACCTGAACCTGGACAAGAAGGAGTCAGAG gAGGCGAAGGCTATCATCGCTCAGCGTCAGGCTAATCCTCGAGAGTTCTTCAAACAGAAGGAGCGAGCGATGACCTTCAGTGTGGACACGTCCCCTGTCTCTGTCCACAGGAccg gtgatgatgatgatgatggtgataatgaAGCAAGCACAGAGCACAACATGTCTGCCGTGTCGCCCATTCCCAAAATCGTCACCACAGCCATTAAAGAGGACGTGGGCGGGGAAGAGGACGCCACAGACGTGGGCG ATCTGGAGCACCAACCTCCGGTTCAGGAGACCGCAGCCTCTAAACCCGTGCAGAGTGTCGCTCCTCAGGCCCGAGACTCCTCCGACTTCTCTGTGTGGGAGTCTGGGACAGACAGTCTTGTCAACCTGTGGGACAGCAGCGCGGCTCCGCCCACACCCCCCCGAAACTCCTCCCACTCCACCAATCTGGTGGACCTGATGGGCGACGATGTCCTGACCAGCGCAGCCAGCAGTCGACCTCAGCCTCTCCTCAGTTTCGACGAGATGATGATCGCCGCTGAGGACGAACCGTCCAGTCTGGTGGACGTGACTGGTTCTGACCAGATGACTCTCAGCTACCAGCATGCTTTGCAGCACGCATCAGGGGCAGAGCCAGAGCAAGATGATGGACAGCTTCTGATGACCAATGGAGAGACACTGCTGAAAGAAGGAACACAG GTGAGTGAAGGATacttcagccaatcacaggaggAAGAATTCGGCCAATCAGAGGATTCTTCAGCCAAACCAGTGCCAGTCTTTTATAACAAGCCTCCAG AGATCGACATCACGTGCTGGGACGCGGATCCTGTGGCTGACGATGATGACGAGTAA